In Anopheles gambiae chromosome 2, idAnoGambNW_F1_1, whole genome shotgun sequence, a single window of DNA contains:
- the LOC1281229 gene encoding jmjC domain-containing histone demethylation protein 1 — MSSDKVPPISPSKSRRQLRERKQKKLYSDDWTLGDDDYEGARGFSVAEKLESPRFAQSGMVREMKGENLTVGFLQHNGFNIPLLFKEKTGLGLQVPTANFSISDVRMCVGSRRMLDVMDVNTQKNVEMTMKEWEKYYEDPVKKKLLNVISLEFSHTKLENYVQSPAIVRQIDWVDVVWPKQLKESQVESTNLLNDMMYPKVQKYCLMSVKNCYTDFHVDFGGTSVWYHILRGSKVFWLIPPTDKNLQLYEKWVLSGKQSDVFFGDTVEKCARVYLTAGNTFFIPTGWIHAVYTPTDSLVFGGNFLHSFGIVKQLKITQVEDNTKVPQKFRYPFFTEMLWYVLAKYVYTLLGHSHLEGEPGREHELVGKPHVHLTHYELFGLKDIVMYLYDLPAQKKNVPELIKDPVALIKDVRTLVERHCKDIPELAVTGVPVLHPDLNVSNNSYIREHYEYYSGDGGGNRTTDNEGPRDSRRDRDEDEEDDEEGVEEAENRRRNADHERQRLQEVEQQEGNKNGDNRMGNGGSESVAEAHLQSPHAQQPHRQVIVEQQQQQQQDQQQNHSQSRHSHAVPRSREQSGETADGDANGTSRSPIGSSNGGTTMGPPARYNNHHHGNGDDRNFVSPQPTSGNRLPSSGVGRGPYKKHGTGNSGHGGEKRDGGGNGPRRRRTRCKNCEACQRSDCGECSFCLDMVKFGGPGRAKQTCMMRQCLQPMLPVTAQCIHCNLDGWRQAPIMAPAQAKLQAQMQEGPSALMECSVCYEISHPDCAQRAAPEAQGIVNDDLPNSWECPSCCKSGKNTDYRPRHFRARQKSSDIRRMSCSSDASSAHNAEFGRIGGSGHGGAGSGGEGSMNSTGDGMMAGANVSAPRAPRFQDDMLYDFAVSGSAVIVGSKGGNILFERKPKIKDEDMSSGSEYDASGVGKKMHHSLNSSPGAGTAMGGGSMKVEVKDEPLDHHPNHGYPANHHATSVIKDGREMQREQALSSSCAASADGVAVKRRKSDEGGAINTHHHSGGTGTGAADGNEAKNSHGGSLPRKKSSQRMQLAHQIHSTSTKPMKKPLYPIRPASVAHTPTMSLSGNYALDAPCLLAVFRYLPPETLVTCTMVCKTWANIAVDPSLWKRMNCAEYKLSPNLLSAIVRRQPEHLIMDWIGLGKRQVTWLISRIPGLKNLSLQGTHIQAVLGLHTCMCPPLQVLDLSFIAGLNDFAIREILSPPKDSRPGLADSKSRLRNLKMLKVAGADISDVALRYITQGLPNLTHLDLSSCQRITDAAIAQIGTSPAAIKTLVELDLSCCKLITELSLDHLAKCDALTRLDLSHVPQVSTQSMIKFASISKNDLQLHDIKLVDKRKQPASQQQQQQQQQQSSEAQ; from the exons ATGTCATCCGATAAGGTGCCGCCGATATCGCCATCGAAAAGTCGCAGACAACTG CGCGAACGCAAACAGAAGAAGCTGTACTCGGACGACTGGACGCTCGGCGACGATGATTACGAAGGGGCGCGGGGATTCAGCGTGGCGGAAAAGCTGGAATCGCCACGATTCGCCCAGTCCGGCATGGTGCGCGAGATGAAAGGCGAAAATCTAACCGTCGG GTTTTTGCAACATAATGGCTTCAACATTCCGCTACTGTTCAAGGAGAAAACCGGTCTCGGGCTGCAGGTGCCGACGGCCAATTTCTCCATCAGCGACGTCCGGATGTGCGTCGGGTCGCGCCGCATGCTGGACGTGATGGACGTCAACACGCAGAAGAACGTCGAGATGACGATGAAGGAGTGGGAGAAGTACTACGAGGACCCGGTGAAGAAGAAGCTGCTGAACGTGATTTCGCTCGAGTTTTCCCACACCAAGCTGGAAAACTACGTGCAGAGTCCGGCGATCGTGCGCCAGATCGACTGGGTGGATGTGGTGTGGCCGAAGCAGCTGAAGGAATCGCAGGTCGAGTCGACCAACCTGCTGAACGACATGATGTACCCGAAGGTGCAGAAGTACTGTCTGATGTCGGTGAAGAACTGCTACACCGACTTTCACGTCGACTTTGGCGGTACGTCCGTCTGGTACCACATACTGCGCGGCAGCAAGGTCTTCTGGCTGATACCGCCCACCGACAAGAACCTGCAGCTGTACGAGAAGTGGGTACTGTCCGGCAAGCAGTCGGACGTGTTCTTCGGCGACACGGTGGAGAAGTGTGCCCGGGTGTACCTGACCGCCGGCAACACGTTCTTCATACCGACCGGGTGGATACACGCCGTGTACACGCCGACGGATTCGCTCGTGTTCGGGGGGAATTTTCTGCACTCGTTCGGTATCGTGAAGCAGCTAAAGATTACGCAGGTCGAGGATAATACGAAGGTGCCGCAAAAGTTTCGCTATCCGTTCTTCACCGAGATGCTCTGGTACGTGCTGGCGAAGTACGTGTACACGCTGCTCGGCCATTCGCATCTGGAGGGCGAACCGGGCCGGGAGCACGAGCTGGTCGGTAAGCCGCACGTGCATCTGACGCACTACGAGCTGTTCGGGCTGAAGGACATCGTGATGTACCTGTACGACCTGCCCGCGCAGAAGAAAAACGTGCCAGAGCTAATCAAGGACCCGGTGGCACTGATCAAGGACGTGCGGACGCTGGTCGAGCGGCACTGTAAGGACATTCCGGAGCTGGCTGTGACCGGTGTGCCGGTGCTGCATCCTGACCTGAACGTCAGCAACAATTCGTACATCCGGGAGCACTATGAGTATTATTCGGGCGACGGTGGAGGAAACCGTACGACCGACAACGAGGGACCGCGCGATAGCCGACGGGACCGCgatgaggacgaggaggacgacgaggagggCGTTGAGGAGGCAGAAAACCGTCGAAGAAATGCGGACCATGAGCGGCAACGGTTGCAGGAGGTGGAGCAGCAGGAGGGAAACAAAAATGGTGACAACCGAATGGGGAATGGTGGAAGTGAAAGTGTAGCGGAAGCACATTTACAATCTCCACACGCACAACAGCCACATCGGCAGGTCATtgtagagcagcagcagcagcagcagcaggatcagCAGCAAAATCATTCCCAAAGTCGTCACAGTCATGCGGTGCCGCGTAGTAGGGAGCAGTCCGGTGAGACGGCCGACGGTGATGCAAACGGCACTTCGCGTTCGCCGATCGGTAGCTCCAACGGGGGTACCACGATGGGACCGCCGGCAAGGTACAACAACCATCATCACGGCAACGGTGACGATCGGAACTTTGTGTCGCCGCAGCCAACCAGCGGCAACCGTCTACCGTCGAGTGGGGTGGGCCGCGGACCATACAAAAAGCACGGCACCGGCAACAGTGGGCACGGTGGGGAGAAACGGGACGGTGGTGGTAACGGACCGCGCAGGCGCCGGACACGATGCAAAAACTGCGAAGCCTGTCAGCGGTCCGATTGCGGGGAGTGTAGTTTCTGCCTCGATATGGTGAAGTTTGGCGGGCCGGGGCGGGCGAAGCAAACGTGCATGATGCGCCAGTGTCTGCAGCCGATGCTGCCAGTGACGGCGCAGTGCATTCACTGCAATCTGGACGGATGGCGCCAGGCGCCGATAATGGCGCCGGCGCAAGCGAAACTGCAGGCCCAGATGCAGGAGGGCCCGTCCGCGCTGATGGAGTGTTCGGTGTGTTACGAGATTTCGCACCCCGACTGCGCGCAGCGTGCTGCCCCGGAGGCGCAGGGCATCGTGAATGACGATCTGCCGAACAGCTGGGAGTGTCCGTCGTGCTGTAAGTCGGGCAAAAATACGGACTACCGG cCTCGACACTTCCGAGCGCGGCAAAAATCTTCCGACATACGGCGCATGTCGTGCAGCAGCGACGCATCCTCAGCCCACAATGCCGAGTTCGGTCGGATAGGTGGCAGCGGGCATGGTGGGGCGGGAAGTGGCGGCGAAGGTTCGATGAACAGTACGGGTGATGGTATGATGGCGGGAGCGAACGTTTCCGCTCCGAGGGCACCACGCTTCCAGGACGATATGCTGTACGATTTTGCGGTGTCTGGCAGTGCGGTCATTGTAGGGAGTAAAGGTGGCAACATCCTGTTCGAGCGAAAACCCAAGATAAAGGACGAAGATATGTCCAGCGGGTCGGAATATGACGCTTCCGGGGTGGGCAAGAAAATGCACCATTCGCTGAACTCCTCCCCGGGTGCGGGCACGGCGATGGGCGGCGGCTCGATGAAGGTGGAGGTAAAGGACGAACCATTGGATCATCATCCGAATCATGGCTATCCGGCGAATCACCATGCAACCAGCGTCATTAAAGATGGCCGTGAGATGCAGCGCGAGCAGGCGCTGTCATCGTCGTGTGCGGCGTCAGCGGACGGTGTTGCGGTGAAGCGAAGAAAGAGTGATGAAGGCGGTGCCATAAACACACATCACCATAGCGGTGGAACCGGTACAGGTGCTGCGGATGGCAATGAAGCGAAGAACAGTCACGGTGGTTCGCTTCCGAGGAAAAAGTCCTCCCAGCGAATGCAGCTGGCGCATCAGATACACAGCACGTCGACGAAACCGATGAAGAAGCCGCTGTACCCGATCCGGCCGGCTTCGGTGGCGCACACGCCGACGATGTCTTTGTCCGGGAACTACGCGCTGGACGCTCCCTGTTTGTTGGCTGTGTTTCGCTACCTACCCCCGGAAACGCTCGTGACCTGTACGATGGTGTGCAAGACGTGGGCTAACATAGCCGTGGATCCATCGCTCTGGAAGCGGATGAACTGCGCAGAGTACAAGCTATCGCCGAACCTGCTGTCGGCGATAGTGCGCCGCCAGCCCGAACATTTGATCATGGATTGGATAGGGCTGGGCAAGCGGCAAGTTACGTGGCTAATATCGCGCATTCCCGGTCTTAAGAATCTCTCCCTGCagggcacacacatacaggccgTGCTGGGGCTGCACACCTGCATGTGCCCGCCGCTACAGGTGCTGGATCTGAGCTTTATTGCTGGGCTGAACGATTTCGCCATCCGGGAGATTCTCTCCCCGCCGAAAGATTCGCGCCCCGGGCTAGCCGATTCGAAGTCCAGGCTGCGCAACCTGAAAATGCTAAAGGTGGCCGGGGCGGACATCTCGGACGTGGCGCTGCGCTACATCACCCAAGGGCTGCCGAACCTGACGCATCTCGATCTGAGCTCGTGCCAGCGCATTACGGATGCGGCAATCGCACAGATCGGTACGTCGCCAGCGGCCATCAAAACGCTGGTCGAGTTAGACCTGAGTTGCTGCAAGCTGATCACGGAACTATCGCTTGACCATCTGGCAAAGTGTGATGCCCTGACGCGGCTTGATCTCAGTCACGTGCCGCAGGTTTCCACCCAGTCGATGATCAAGTTTGCATCCATCTCAAAGAACGACCTGCAGCTACACGATATTAAGCTAGTTGACAAGCGGAAACAACCAGCctcccaacagcagcagcagcagcaacaacaacagtcgtCAGAGGCACAGTGA
- the LOC3290528 gene encoding arrestin domain-containing protein 3, with protein sequence MPDPECHIRFDNNPYGVYLAGQTLAGQVELRLTEILSVIGISLRLDGLTEIEWSEVIESATGHQPSGSRKTARYHGQQTLLNSTSFLCGSSVGPVRDLAIGTHTYHFSCELPAHLPTSFEGYHARIRYTAKVSVHRTKARVDPIGQASFTVLRHLNLNEHGEVLLLPAKSELTKVFCCGPCSSEPLYISAQIARCGYIPGQTIVMKIDAVNRSRTTVTEFRVKLVQKLCYSSQQPAVETRTDALVVAESRCSGVTSGEVVKHQQNLLIPAVPPTYTDGAPLFSVNYELEVEARVTGPNISPRLAMPITIGTIALEQAVPKEKLKPLTKPPWDPFSSQHYTDIIGTRIPIGHAVRRSQAGLEEQLPNGSNNVRLHYIVHRNGGELPP encoded by the exons atgccCGACCCTGAGTGCCACATACGGTTCGATAACAACCCGTACGGCGTGTACCTTGCCGGGCAGACTCTCGCCGGCCAGGTGGAGCTCCGTTTGACAGAAATACTCAGTGTCATTG gaaTCTCTCTGCGGCTGGATGGGCTGACCGAAATCGAATGGTCGGAGGTGATCGAGTCGGCCACCGGCCATCAGCCAAGCGGCAGCCGCAAGACGGCCCGCTACCACGGCCAACAGACGCTGCTCAACTCCACCAGCTTCCTGTGCGGCTCGTCCGTCGGACCGGTGCGGGACCTTGCCATCGGAACGCATACGTATCATTTCTCCTGCGAGCTTCCTGCCCACCTGCCGACCTCGTTCGAGGGCTACCATGCACGGATCCGGTACACGGCGAAGGTGTCGGTGCACCGGACCAAGGCACGGGTCGACCCGATCGGGCAGGCCAGCTTCACCGTGCTGCGGCACCTGAACCTGAACGAGCACGGcgaggtgctgctgctgcccgccaAGAGCGAGCTGACGAAGGTGTTCTGCTGCGGACCGTGCTCGTCCGAACCACTATACATATCGGCCCAGATAGCCCGCTGCGGCTACATCCCGGGCCAAACGATTGTGATGAAGATAGATGCGGTCAACCGAAGCCGCACGACCGTGACCGAGTTTCGCGTGAAGCTCGTGCAGAAGCTGTGCTACTCGAGCCAGCAGCCGGCGGTGGAAACGCGCACCGACGCACTGGTCGTGGCCGAGTCGCGCTGTTCCGGCGTTACCTCGGGCGAGGTGGTGAAGCATCAGCAAAATTTGCTTATCCCGGCCGTGCCACCGACCTACACGGACGGTGCGCCCCTCTTCAGCGTCAACTACGAGCTGGAGGTGGAGGCACGGGTAACGGGGCCCAACATTAGTCCGCGGCTGGCGATGCCCATCACGATCGGCACGATAGCGCTGGAGCAGGCGGTGCCGAAGGAGAAGCTGAAGCCACTGACGAAACCACCGTGGGATCCGTTCA GTTCCCAGCACTACACGGACATCATCGGCACTCGGATTCCGATCGGCCATGCCGTCCGCCGTTCGCAGGCAGGCCTGGAGGAACAACTGCCGAACGGTTCGAACAACGTGCGACTCCACTACATTGTGCACCGGAACGGGGGCGAACTTCCGCCATGA
- the LOC1281230 gene encoding arrestin domain-containing protein 3 isoform X1: MGLKDCTIELDNPYNTYYAGQTVNGRVTFTFDSPKKIRGIVIKFAGEAETKWSETETKTDPNGKQYESTTNLTGQEEYFQIQYYLLGGKNAAEWELPAGMHTYPFTCALPPTLPSSFEGEWGFVRYTVKVTLDRPWKFDQDIKMAFTVISPVDLNLNPRVKDPFKLELEKKFCCFCCASGPLSLIVHVPVTGFVSGQSVPVTIECDNASNVGVEKITINLRKLLAFHVHTPRRETKRKKELVTTISMGPVEAGNSQTWQQFLQIPPLPPSNLVNCGIIDVDYDIKVVAEASGMHANLDGNIPIVLGTVPLESFQAPPPYTDNPPVSSDIIATETDPSMLPTQPVSPASPPSNGAGGALGWNVGDNKAYPNIRKCGRGFCRIESNRIQRLTPYGIFLWFQLHQRSPKLRTRRQPFRAKMTPSSHASLAGSSTRPGIRRTRLHHRLHHHHPIIDKPGQSSAVHRMVPRFFLHTNFHPRIVDIFCVLIKSTQMFII, from the exons ATGGGGCTGAAGGATTGCACGATTGAGTTGGATAATCCGTACAACACGTACTATGCCGGCCAGACCGTGAATGGTCGAGTTACGTTTACGTTCGATTCGCCGAAAAAAATACGGG GCATTGTAATAAAGTTCGCCGGCGAAGCGGAAACCAAATGGAGCGAAACGGAGACGAAAACCGATCCGAACGGCAAGCAGTACGAGTCGACGACGAACCTGACCGGGCAGGAGGAATACTTCCAGATACAGTACTACCTGCTCGGTGGCAAGAATGCGGCCGAATGGGAACTGCCGGCGGGGATGCACACCTACCCGTTTACCTGTGCCCTGCCGCCAACGCTACCGTCGTCGTTCGAGGGTGAATGGGGTTTCGTGCGCTACACCGTCAAGGTGACGCTCGATCGGCCGTGGAAGTTCGACCAGGACATCAAGATGGCATTCACCGTGATTTCGCCCGTCGATCTGAACTTGAATCCGCGCGTCAAAGACCCGTTCAAGCTGGAGCTGGAGAAAAAgttctgctgcttctgctgcgcGTCCGGCCCGCTAAGCTTGATCGTGCACGTACCCGTGACCGGATTCGTTTCCGGCCAGTCCGTCCCGGTGACGATCGAGTGTGACAATGCGAGCAACGTGGGGGTGGAGAAGATCACGATCAATCTGCGCAAGCTGCTGGCCTTCCACGTGCACACGCCGCGGCGCGAAACGAAGCGCAAGAAGGAGCTGGTCACCACCATTTCGATGGGGCCGGTCGAGGCCGGCAACAGCCAGACGTGGCAACAGTTTCTGCAGATACCGCCGCTACCGCCATCGAATCTGGTCAACTGCGGTATCATTGATGTCGATTACGATATCAAAGTGGTTGCGGAAGCGTCCGGCATGCATGCCAACCTGGACGGTAACATACCGATCGTGCTCGGTACGGTACCGCTCGAGTCGTTCCAGGCACCGCCACCCTACACCGATAATCCGCCGGTGTCGAGCGACATCATTGCGACCGAAACGGATCCGTCCATGCTGCCGACGCAACCCGTCAGTCCGGCCAGTCCGCCGAGCAATGGGGCGGGCGGTGCGCTCGGATGGAACGTGGGCGACAACAAAGCCTACCCGAACATACGTAAGTGTGGTAGAGGGTTTTGCagaatcgaatcgaatcgaatccAACGGTTAACCCCGTACGGTATCTTTCTTTGGTTTCAGCTCCACCAACGTTCGCCGAAACTTCGTACAAGGCGCCAACCATTTCGGGCAAAAATGACTCCGAGTTCACACGCATCGTTGGCGGGATCGAGTACGCGCCCCGGTATCCGACGTACGCGTTTACACCATcggctccaccaccaccacccaattATTGATAAACCGGGACAATCCAGTGCGGTCCATCGTATGGTGCCTCGTTTCTTTTTACACACCAATTTTCACCCTCGAATAGTTGACATCTTTTGCGTACTCATTAAGAGTACGCAGATGTTTATAATATAA
- the LOC1281230 gene encoding arrestin domain-containing protein 3 isoform X2, with product MGLKDCTIELDNPYNTYYAGQTVNGRVTFTFDSPKKIRGIVIKFAGEAETKWSETETKTDPNGKQYESTTNLTGQEEYFQIQYYLLGGKNAAEWELPAGMHTYPFTCALPPTLPSSFEGEWGFVRYTVKVTLDRPWKFDQDIKMAFTVISPVDLNLNPRVKDPFKLELEKKFCCFCCASGPLSLIVHVPVTGFVSGQSVPVTIECDNASNVGVEKITINLRKLLAFHVHTPRRETKRKKELVTTISMGPVEAGNSQTWQQFLQIPPLPPSNLVNCGIIDVDYDIKVVAEASGMHANLDGNIPIVLGTVPLESFQAPPPYTDNPPVSSDIIATETDPSMLPTQPVSPASPPSNGAGGALGWNVGDNKAYPNIPPPTFAETSYKAPTISGKNDSEFTRIVGGIEYAPRYPTYAFTPSAPPPPPNY from the exons ATGGGGCTGAAGGATTGCACGATTGAGTTGGATAATCCGTACAACACGTACTATGCCGGCCAGACCGTGAATGGTCGAGTTACGTTTACGTTCGATTCGCCGAAAAAAATACGGG GCATTGTAATAAAGTTCGCCGGCGAAGCGGAAACCAAATGGAGCGAAACGGAGACGAAAACCGATCCGAACGGCAAGCAGTACGAGTCGACGACGAACCTGACCGGGCAGGAGGAATACTTCCAGATACAGTACTACCTGCTCGGTGGCAAGAATGCGGCCGAATGGGAACTGCCGGCGGGGATGCACACCTACCCGTTTACCTGTGCCCTGCCGCCAACGCTACCGTCGTCGTTCGAGGGTGAATGGGGTTTCGTGCGCTACACCGTCAAGGTGACGCTCGATCGGCCGTGGAAGTTCGACCAGGACATCAAGATGGCATTCACCGTGATTTCGCCCGTCGATCTGAACTTGAATCCGCGCGTCAAAGACCCGTTCAAGCTGGAGCTGGAGAAAAAgttctgctgcttctgctgcgcGTCCGGCCCGCTAAGCTTGATCGTGCACGTACCCGTGACCGGATTCGTTTCCGGCCAGTCCGTCCCGGTGACGATCGAGTGTGACAATGCGAGCAACGTGGGGGTGGAGAAGATCACGATCAATCTGCGCAAGCTGCTGGCCTTCCACGTGCACACGCCGCGGCGCGAAACGAAGCGCAAGAAGGAGCTGGTCACCACCATTTCGATGGGGCCGGTCGAGGCCGGCAACAGCCAGACGTGGCAACAGTTTCTGCAGATACCGCCGCTACCGCCATCGAATCTGGTCAACTGCGGTATCATTGATGTCGATTACGATATCAAAGTGGTTGCGGAAGCGTCCGGCATGCATGCCAACCTGGACGGTAACATACCGATCGTGCTCGGTACGGTACCGCTCGAGTCGTTCCAGGCACCGCCACCCTACACCGATAATCCGCCGGTGTCGAGCGACATCATTGCGACCGAAACGGATCCGTCCATGCTGCCGACGCAACCCGTCAGTCCGGCCAGTCCGCCGAGCAATGGGGCGGGCGGTGCGCTCGGATGGAACGTGGGCGACAACAAAGCCTACCCGAACATAC CTCCACCAACGTTCGCCGAAACTTCGTACAAGGCGCCAACCATTTCGGGCAAAAATGACTCCGAGTTCACACGCATCGTTGGCGGGATCGAGTACGCGCCCCGGTATCCGACGTACGCGTTTACACCATcggctccaccaccaccacccaattATTGA